From the Triticum urartu cultivar G1812 chromosome 4, Tu2.1, whole genome shotgun sequence genome, the window NNNNNNNNNNNNNNNNNNNNNNNNNNNNNNNNNNNNNNNNNNNNNNNNNNNNNNNNNNNNNNNNNNNNNNNNNNNNNNNNNNNNNNNNNNNNNNNNNNNNNNNNNNNNNNNNNNNNNNNNNNNNNNNNNNNNNNNNNNNNNNNNNNNNNNNNNNNNNNNNNNNNNNNNNNNNNNNNNNNNNNNNNNNNNNNNNNNNNNNNNNNNNNNNNNNNNNNNNNNNNNNNNNNNNNNNNGAACATTTTCTGAACTCATGTACAATCGGCGAATACTATTTAATTTTtgggaacattttttgaaaaataaCGAAAATTTTGAATCCATATTAAAAAAGCATGGACATTTTATGATATCCAAAACATATTCAAATTCGTggacattttttgaaatttggatttttgttttcatattttgtttttaaattaaagaacattttttgaaatccaAACATCTTTCCCAAATTTGAGATCCATGAAGAATTGTCAAAGTAAAGAAAAATGAAAAACGGAGCGCCCAAACCGTACATGGGCCGGCTCAAATTGGCGCGTGGGCAGCTAGGGGCGCGTGTGACCTCGCTTTCTAGGGCGCGGGTGGGGAAATAGGAGGACTCGCACTGTTTCGAAAGGAATCAGCCTCCCTTTCTGGGCCAGTGCTTATTCTTATCACGAACCATTACTTATTGAAGAGAAGAAATAATGTGGTTCATTGGAATCCATAAAGAGAGGCTTCTTCATGTTTTTTAGACGAGATCTCGATGGTCCTTATATTTTACTACAGCTGCAGTAGTCGTTGGTTCTGATTAATTGTAGTATTCAACTACTAGATGGAATCACGCACTCTGATATTATGGCGCCAATAAAAGGCTCTATTGTGCGAACACATTATGTCGTGTAGAAATATATTGTCATTCAAATATTTAGGATAGATAAATAAGAATTGAGAATTTTGAACAAATGAAAAAAATATTACGATTCCCCGCAAATAAAAGGGAAATAATAATTCGATGTTCAAgcatatataaaaaacattgatgTCGTATAACTTAGTTTAATTGACGGTCATTTATATGCATGTCCAAGATCATCGACAACAATCTCATTTGTGCACTGAGTAATACAAAAGAAAACCCTTTATTTCTACCAATTGTTTTTTTTGACTGACGCAAACCTCCTCGTGAGACGTCCGGGTGTTCGAGATCGTGCGACTCTCGTCTCTCGCGCGTGCTCAATCAGCCAGTGCACTGCAACCAGGCCCAGATCGTCAGCATCTCGCGCACCTATTTCACGATCTGGAAAGGGAAAGAGGTTGCAACATTTATTCCCTGACCAAAATTGAGCAGCACCCAGATCTAACGGAACCACCTGATGCGACGGTCCTTGCAACTTCGATCTTCCGGAATGGCGAAGCTGCCGCAAGATTGGGATGTGCAAATCAGGCGGGAACGTATGCAAAGGGGCTTGATGAGCGGTGTTCTTGGGGGCTGAGGGGCTCGTCAGAGCCGCCACGTTGGGACGGGGGAGCTCGACTGGAGTGTAGGGCTCGTTGTACAGTAGAAGGGCGCACGTGCGGGTTGATTTGCTTAGTTTTAGGTAGAGTTTCAGAGTAACTATTCCACTGAGCACAACAATCAATCCATAGTCATGGGCTTCAATTTTTTTTGGCTAAATTAGTGTTTCGGTGCATCACATACCGAGATCTGTACTCATTTGCTTCCATTGTTTGGATGTGACAGGGTTTGATTCTTTGTAACCGGGAAGTGATGGTGCATTGCAACTCATACCTTTTTTAGTGGTTTTGTTTTTTACATTGGTCAAGTGTAGAAAAAGCTTTTTATCAATGTCTACTGGATTATTTGTTTGCACTATCTGGGTTTGTGGGTGTTGTCTACGTGTTGGTGTTGTGTGTTATTTGTTTATAAGTGGTGTGTCAGTGTTTAGATAAGTTTTTTATGTCGGCAAGTTGTGTGTTTCATCTAGTAGTGGCCAATGCAGGGCGATTATTTGTGCTTATCCAAACATTCTAGAGCTACTGTTGCACAATTTATAATAAGGTGGTAGTTTGTTgtgtttttcttttgttttttgcaaAGCCTCGAGAATGGATGATGAAGAACCTGCTGATGGGTCCTTCACAACACGCTTTTCAACTACTCATTCACGCCAGGTTGATGTGAAACATCTGAGCGACAACAAAAGGGGAATCTTAAATAACTGCAGTTTTGGATCTTTGATGAATATCGCCCCTTCTTTGTACCAGATGAGTTGTTTGACTACATACCGAGGGAGTAGTCATGAAGATTTACCCTAAGCAGGGTTTTGTTTAGGTATCAAAACACCCCCAAACATTGCAATTTTTTATGTTTCCTTTCCTCTCGGAATGTTTTTTCCCTAAGTGACACACGTCTTCTATTTTTTTCTGTCATAAAAGAAGACTATATTGTTTACGAGCGGCACAATGCAATTTGTTTTTAATGTCCCATCGGAGACAAGGTCCGTGGAGCTCTTGAAGAGGAGTGAACCTTGTGAGCCAAGTGACATTTATCGAGATGGGACAAGGCCTTCAATAAAGAAACTATATATGTATTTCAGAAGACGAGGAACGATGACACTATGACCGGCGTGAGGACTTGGGTGCTTTTATGCACCACCCTTGTGCTAGTCCGTGGCACCGGCAACCTGGTGACCCTATACTACCTTGCTAGCCTAAAGGACATGGGCATGGAATTCTCTTCACAGTCGTTTGATAAGTTTGTTGGTTGTGAGTTACACTATATTAGTGAAATTTGATGTACTATTAGAAAACACAAAACTCCATTACCCATGATCTTAAATTACAAAATTCAATTGCCTATGATCTTAAATTGCAAAACACCCTTCTATATTTGTGATTTTGGTTAGTCAAAGGTGCTAATATTATTGTTATGACAACTCCAACACATGCACATGTAATTGTACTAACTCTCTCGTATGCTAACTTTTTCATCCCCGAACATAGCATAGATTACATGATTTTGATAGTGCATGTTAAATATGTCTTGAAGTTACCGGGATGGGGATGGGAGggtgatacgtctctaacgtatctataatttttgattgctccatgctatattatctactgttttggactatattgggctttattttccacttttatattatttttgggactaagctattaaccggaggcccagcccagaattgctgtttttgcctattttagtgtttcgaagagacggaatatcaaacggagtccaaacggaataaaatattcgggaacgtgattttctcaccgaacgtgatccaggagacttggaccctgctccaaggaacaaaagagcgatcacgaggggggggggcgccccccctagggcgcgccccccttcctcgtgggcccctcgttgctcctccggcgtacttcttcctcctatatatacacacgtacccccaaacgatcagaacaggagccaaaaacctaattccaccgtcgcaactttctgtatccacgagatcccatcttggggcctgttccggagctccgccggaagagggccgtcatcacggagggcttctacatcatcatagcctctccgatgaagtgtgagtagtttacctcagaccttcgggtccatagttagtagctagatggcttcttctctctccttgaatctcaatacaaagttctctccctctctcgtggagatctattcgatgtaatcttctttttgcggtgtgtttgttgagaccgatgaattgtgggtttatgatcaagtctatctatgaataatatttgaatcttctctgaattcttttatgtatgattggttatctttgcaagtcttttcgaattatccgtttggttttgccaactagattggtagttcttgccatgggagaagtgtttagctttgggttcaatcgtgcggtgtccttacccagtgacagaaggggcaagaaggcacgtattgtattgttgccatcgaggataacaatatggggtttatttcatattgcatgaatttatccctctacatcacgtcatcttgcttaaggcgttactctgtttttaacttaatactctagatgcatgctggatagcggtcgatgagtggagcaatagtagtagatgcagaatcgtttcggtctacttgtcacggacgtgatgcctatatacatgatcatgcctagatattctcataattatgcacaattctatcaattgctcaacagtaatttgttcacccaccgtagaatacttatgctcttgagagaagccactagtgaaacctatggccctcgggtctattctcatcatatcaatctccatcacttttatattgttttgctatttactttgcctttactttttactttgcatctttatatcaaaaataccaaaaatattctatctatcagatctcactctcgtaagtgaccgtgaagggcttgacaacccctaatcgcgttggttgcgagtagctatcgctttgtgcaggtacgagggacttgagcgtgggctcctactggattgataccttggttctcaaaaactgagggaaatacttacgctactctgctgcatcatcccttcctttttggtgaaaaccaacgcaagctcaagaggtagcagagggGCAGATATAGTGGCTGGAGGAGGAAGAATGGCTAATTAAAAGTATAAGGTAAACACGATTGATATTGAATCAATAGAATATATAACAATTAACTAGTGTAGCGAAAAAGAATGAAAGGAGAGATTAACAAAAAAATCAAGCGAATCTTTTCGAAGAAAACTTAAAATCCAAACTCGTTGACAAATCCAGAGCAGTACAAACCAGATTCAGCCATCTCGTCGGCCGCACGCATCCAACCATAGGGCCCGCTACTGTACAGCCCTACCCAGCCCAAGTCGGTTTTCCCCAATCCAGTCATCTCGTCGGCCGCACGCATCCACCCCATCACCGCCGCCGTCTCGCGCCCGTCTCGTCCGGCTCGTCCCAACCTCGAGGCCACCCGCCGGCGACCGAGCGTCCATGACGGAGGAGCGCATTTCCAGGGCCTCAGACGAGCCCCCCACCGCGACCAAGCAGAGGTATGAGCTTCTTGTCCCCGCTACTTCTCCGATTTCCGAAGCTCCCGAACCCTGGAGATCCGTTCGGCGCCTAGCGCTGTTCCCCTCCTTCCACCGTCGGCCGCAAAAAAATTCGCGCCGCCCGTATTTCTCCATCGGAGGCCATAGTTGCGCGATGTGAGGGCTGGGCTGAAACGTGTGCGGTTGCCTGTCAGGAAGAAGAGGAAGTGGGATCAGCCCGCAGAGGACTTGGTCGCCGCGgctgcggctgctgctgctgctgcgggACTGCCCGTGTTGAACGTCGCAGCTCTGGCCGGCGTTCAATTCCCTGGCACTACTGCGTATCCTGCCGCCCCTTATGCTTTGCCGCCGCAGCTCGCTCCATCGGTGCTTCAGAGTGCTGCTGCTGCGATTCAGAAATTAAGTCAGGTCTGTCTTCCATGATACAGTCCCCAGTCCCCATATGAGCAATCTAGTCTATGTATTATCTGGGCACACATATTTACTATCTAGTGTTTCTTGTCGCCTCAGGCAAAACTACCGGATGAGCTTATAGCACGAGAAGTTGTTATAAATGACGCTGATCCATCTGTGCGATATAAGCTCACGAAGCGGCAAACACAGGACGAGGTAAATCAGTAACCACGAAACAATCGTGACTGTGATGTTCTTCTTCTGTGAAAATCAGTTTCTTGACAATAAAGGTAATAACCGCTTGCTTGATACTCAACAGATTCAACGATGCACATGCACTGTCATCATTACAAGGTATCCTGACATGCACAATTGGTGTCCACTCATTATTGACTTGGGACGATGCCTTTCTGATATTTATTTGACCCGCCCAGGGGAAAATACCATCCTCCTAATGGACAGCCTGATGGTGAGAAGCCACTCTATCTACATATCTCTGCAGGATCTCAGGTAAATAATGCCCACACGATGATATCTTAAAGTTCCACTTCACTTCTTTGATTTTCTGTTATTCCTGGAGTAAACTTCAACTGCTTCGTAGTCTACCTTTCTGTGGGAAAGTTCTCTGGAAGCTGAAGAAATTACCATGTTGCAACCTTTACAGTCCAATACAATACTATTAATCACTGTTTCGAGGGGCTATATAATATCTGTTCAATCTTGTTGCAAGTTTGTAATTTATTCTCCACGTTCTGTTATGTCAttgtctttttttttgttttgtgtCAAATTGGACTCAGTACGGACATGTTGATGGGTTACCATCATTTTGAAAATTCGAAATTGTCAAGTTCAGATTGCCTGTTATTTGTTCAACTGTAAATGCTTTGCAAGGGTCAGGACTTAAGTTCATAACTGTCTGAATTCTGCTTAGTTAGGGCGCTCATATTATATGTCTTTTCGTGTTAATTGTCATGAAGCAGTAGTAGTGCCAATGGTAATATTTGAAGATAATATACTAGTTTTGTAACTTGTGGTGATGCGGGATGAACATGCCTGTGTTCTTGGCACAGTACACTCTATCTGTGTAATGACTTCCTCTATTCATTATATAAGTGTTATTATCATATTTTTCTGTTACTATAGAACTAAACAATTACAATGGCTTACACATAGCAGCATTTTTTAACTACTTTCTAGTTAGAGTTAGATAATGACAAACTAACCTTTTTCCCGCTTTAGCTAAAAGATACCGCTGAGCGCATTAAAGCAGTTGATCTTGCAGCCTCAATGATCGAGGACATCTTGAAACATGGCCAAATGCCAGAAGCCACATCAGCCAATTTCCCTTCTATCCAGAGCAACAGACAGGTCTCTCCTTCATATCTCAGTCTGCTTAACTTGATAATTTAGTGGACGGAAAACACCTAATAGAACAGTACATCGTGCGTTATTTACGGCATTTGTTAGTACTCGGTCTAATTATTTTCTGAACTCATCCTTTGTCCGCATTTATGTCGATTTGTATTGATAGAATGCAAGTGTTGGCATAACATTAAATACTCAGATATATGGATGATGCTTGTTACAATGTTTGCTGAGTAAATGTAAGTATGTAAATCATTTCCAGTGTTGATTTTTCGGGTATGTGCCGATAATAGATCTTCTGATTAGGAAAACACAGCTTAAGAAGTTATGCAGCTAAATACTTACAAAGATTGCATCATTTGGGGAAATATCGCTCTATGGCCTTTCATTGGCTCCTTTTGCTGGAAAAGGATGCATCGTGCAAATGAAAAAAATACCAAGAAAAAATTGATAAGCTGTGAAAGTATATGTGATAATAACGGTAGCCATAAAATAAAGAAAAGCGTTGATCCTTCATCGAaattgtggcactgctgtttaggttaCATTCAGAGAGGGAGGATGGAAATCTCGTTAAGTAATTCTTCATTCATTAGACTTTATGACTTCCAAGCCAATGTATATTGATTGTATAAAGGGAAAATATGTTAGAACAATCGCGAAAGGAGCAACTAGAAGCACAAAACATTTTGAATTAATTCACAATGACATTTTGAATTGATGATGTCCAGAAGGCGATTAAAGAGAAGAAAGATTGCTTCAAACGcctatacctggataggagtgcagacaacatagagaagtacaagatggcgaagaaggccgcaaagcgagctgttggtgaagcaaggggtcgggcatatgaggacctctaccaacggttaggcatgaaggaaggtgaaagggacatctataagatggccaagatccgagagaggaagacgagggatattggccaagtcaaatgcatcaaggacggagcaggccaactcttggtgaaggacgaggagattaagcatagatggcgggagtacttcgacaagctgttcaatggggagaatgagagttctaccattgaactggacgactcctttgatgagaccagcatgcgttttgtgcggcgaatccaagagtctgaggtcaaggaggctttaaaaaggatgaaaggaggcaaggcgatgggccctgattgtatccccattgaggtgtggaaaggtctcggggacatagcgatagtatggctaaccaagcttttcaacctcatttttcgggcaaacaagatgccagaagaatggagaaggagtatattagtaccaatcttcaagaacaagggggatgttTAGAATTGTACTAATTACcgtggaattaagctgatgagccatacaatgaagctatgggagagagtcattgagcaccgcttaagaagaatgacaagcgtgaccaaaaatcagtttggtttcatgcctgggaggtcgaccatggaagccattttcttggtacgacaacttatggagagatatagggagcaaaaggacttgcatatggtgttcattgacttggagaaggcctatgataagataccgcggaatgtcatgtggtgggccttggagaaacacaaagtcccagcaaagtacattaccctcatcaaggacatgtacgataatgttgtgacaagtgttcgaacaagtgatgtcgacactgatgacttcccgattaagataggactgcatcaggggtcagctttgagcccttatctttttgcattggtgatggatgaggtcacaagggatatacaaggagatatcccatggtgtatgctctttgcggatgatgtggtgctagttgacgatagtcggacgggggtaaataggaagttagagttatggagacaaaccttggaatcgaaagggtttaggcttagtagaactaaaaccgagtacatgatgtgcggtttcagtactactaggtgtgaggaggaggttagccttgatggccaggtggtacctcagaaggacacctttcggtatttggggtcaatgctgcaggaggatgggggtattgatgaagatgtgaaccatcgaatcaaagccggatggatgaagtggcgccaagcttctggcattctctgtgacaagagagtgccacaaaagctaaaaggcaagttctacaggacggcggttcgacccgcaatgttgtatggcgctgagtgttggctgactaaaaggcgacatgttcaacagttaggtgtggcggagatgcgtatgttgagatggatgtgtggccacacgaggaaggatcgagtccggaatgatgatatacgagatagagttggggtagcaccaattgaagagaagcttgtccaacatcgtctgagatggtttgggcatattcagcgcaggcctccagaagctccggtgcatagtggacggctaaagcgtgcggagaatgtcaagagagggcggggtagaccgaatttgacatgggaggagtccgttaagagagacctgaaggattggagtatcaccaaagagctagctatggacaggggtgcgtggaagcttgctatccatgtgctagagccatgagttggttgcgagatcttatgggtttcacctctagcctaccccaacttgtttgggactaaaggctttgttgttgttgttgtttcacAATGACATCTGTGGTACTTTTCCCGTGAAATATGCGGATGGATTCGACGCTTTGTCACTTTCATGGATGACTTCATACATTTATCCCATCCATGATTCTGAAGCACCCGAAAAATTTGATGTATTAAAGGCTTAGGTTAGGATCAGATCCCTAACCTTTACAACTAACAGACCAGAACCTTCCCATAGCACTGTCCTAGATTTAGGATCTTTTCATGGCACAGTTCAAGTCTTCCCTTCTTTTTTGGAGGCGAGAATCAGCTGTAAAATAGTTATGGTATTACTATGTAATAAAATTTTCCTTACTAGATTAACACCTTCCTTCTTATTTCACAGGCTGTTCCTTTTAGCGCCTCAATCTTTTTGGGTTTTGACGCAGATCCATCATTGAACGTTGCAGCTCGCATCCGTGGACCAAATGTATGTTCTTGGAAAACGATAAGCGACACTGGTTAAATTTAATCATGTTATTCTTGATATCCCTCCTCTTTTATTTGTCAATAGTCTTGTTTTATTTCCTCTTTGTTGAAAAAAGAACTAATTGTGAATGCTTTCTCTGACATCCCAATCTGGATGGGAAAAACTGTTCTTGTTCTGCTGGTGCTTCTGATTTGTTTATGCAGGATCAGTACATAAATCACATTATGAATGAAACAGGGGTCACTGTTGTACTAAGAGGAAAAGATTCAGGGAACCTTGGCAATTGTCATGCTGAAGGTTGGTGATTTGTAGTAGCTTCTGGAAATTTGTATCTTGCAAGCCTGTATTTATCTCGTAATGTCTATTGCAGCATCACAGCAACCTCTGCACATACACCTATCAGGTGTGCATTTGAAGAGCCTAGAAGCTGCAAAGGTTTTAGCAGAAAACCTTCTAGATACAATAGCAGCGGAACTTGGCGCTTCCAGGTCTGTATATTTTGACCAGGTTTAATCCCCTTAATAGTTTTATTTGTTTCTCTGGCTACATCAGAACAATTTTGCATTCTATTTCTACCAAACCAATGGGATCGATTTGCTGACTAGCATAATGCAATAATATTCATACTTTACTGTACTTATATGCTATGATTAATGACTAACTCACTTGTGATTCTGTTAGTTTATCCTTTGGAATACTGTAAGAATATGACTATTAATGTACTTGTACCAGTTAACACAGTATCTAGCTTACCACATCAGCGAAGCAAGAAATTAGAAATGTCTTGGCATATATTCTCACTATGTTTTTTGTATGACAGAATTTCTTCTTCAAAAGTATATGGTGCTGTTCCACCTCCTCAGCAACTGTTGACTGGTGTGCACACCTCGGGAACATCAGACATGTGTGTGTCAACTGGAGCATCACATTCCTTTGCCCCTACTGGAGTTACTTCTCCCATAGCTGCCCCTTCAGTGACACTTCAATCTGGGGCGCCaacttattccgggattctcccACCCAGTAACCTGATCTATCCTAGTCAAGCAGCAAATCATGGGGCTTTTTACAATGGCTATGGAGACATCTATCCCCAGGCAACTCCATTGCAGCAGGTGGCATTAACACTCAAGCATGCTTCATCTTCGACAACTCAGGTTATTCCAGTGGCATCCACATCAACAAGCATGACGACAAGTGTGAACACAAGTACAAAGTTGGAGGCAGATAAACGCTCACAGAGGAGGAAATTCCAGGAACTGCCAACAGCAGATCTTCAGGTGCGGATTATTTGAACTAATTCAACTGCTACATCTTGGACTTGATATTTGATCACAGCTACACTCTTCCCAAGCCAATCTCTTGCAGCCTTCAGTCTACCCCTCAGAAAAATTCCCCATCCATCATTCACCCCCACTGCTCGCCCCCTTCCTCTCCATGTCTATCCCCACATTACCACCCTAGTTGAACTGTTCTCAGTGGCTCACCTTTTCCAGCTTACCTTGTGCCATCTTTGATAAGATCACTATCTGATGTCTTATCTACACGAATTCAAGGCAAATATTGCTAGTGGAGAACCCGTATGAATTTTGTTTGTTGTATATCTTGATTTTATGAAATCTTTATCAAATCTTTGCATCATCCTAATCTTAAATGTGATTTCAGCATGTTATATTAAGAAAGTGATGTTAACATTGTAGCACCTACAGAGTTTAAACTAGAGACACACTTTTGATTATTAAGGAGTTTCTGGTGCAAAATAGCAATGTTCTGCAGTTTGCCATAGGATATTGTATCTGATAACACTGACCACACTTGAATAGTTTGAAAACTTTGAAAATAACAATAGCACTTCATGTTATATTTGTCTTGTTTTAAACTGGAAAAGGACCACACAAATAGATTTGTGAAATTTGCTTTTTCATTAAGCAATTTCAGTTCCTGCAATGTAGGGGAACTTTACATTTCATATAGCTAAAAACTATTGTAACTTGTAAGTTGATGACTGCCAGATTCACATATTCATTTTTTTGGACCGTCTTATCTGCTTCTAACATATAATTTCATTCCAGGTATTTTCTCTGACCATGTCTGAAGCTCGCAGGGTGGTAATAGATCTATATGTGTTCTTTTTTCCTACAGGGTTTATTCCAAGTTGGAGTTTGCAATCGCGATGGTGTTTTGCTGATAAGATATGCAGGGTTATTCTGCTTGTAATTGGAtgattacttctattttcttgttGCTAATGCAAAGTACCCTTGTTTTCAATCTGTTGCTGCCAGCATGCAGACTTCATTAAATGACAATTAACATTGCTACCATACGCTTCAGCAAATGACTATTAACATCGCTAGCAATATGGCATTCTTGGCTGATACAGTTTTCTTAATAGGTATTGGTATTAATCTGGTTAAGCCCCACTTTATTCCTCTGAGAAAATGCCTACAGTTCTGCATTTAGAAAACTTGCTCGCTTAGTCACAGTATATAATAACTAGTACAAATTTTACTATTTTTTGTTTAGAACGAAATGGCTTTATTAGACACTTATAGGGAAGCTTTCCTTATTTTCTTAGTTGTACAAACATTGCCGTTCCCAACTTGCTAAGTCGGCATGATTAATGGTTTTCCATATGTCATGTTTACCTGTACTGCAATTCGATATAATTCATGTATTTATGCACTGGTGGTGCTGTTTGTGGACAGTAGTTGCTGATTTCATCCTTCTTTTGCATTTTACCATTAATATGCTTTAATTTAATTCAATGCAAAGGAATTTGATGGGAAAGTGTTTTTGTTTCATGTTTCCAGAACTCACAACAGGGGTCCAAATTTGTTAAGACAGGTTTAGATGATCTAGGTAAAATGAACAGTTCATCGGTTGCAGCTACAATGAAAGTTCAGCCTGGATCAAATAGGATACTTCCACAAGATCCACATCCATCTCATCCATCTGTATACACTAGCatgccgccaccaccaccacccaagAACATGTCACTGCCATATCCCAATAGCATGCCACCGCCACCGCCCAGGAGCATGCCTCCGCCACCACCTAAGTTCCCTTCAAATGAAGTGTTAAGAAATGAGAACAGGCATTCAGCTGTAAAGGAGCTGCTGGCGCCTCCGAGATCGAGTTCTGCTGCACCACCTCCGAAGGAGCCTAAAGAGGAAAAGCCAAGCAGTGCATCTGTTTCCGGTAATAGAGGAGAACCATGATATA encodes:
- the LOC125552501 gene encoding protein RIK-like isoform X1 produces the protein MTEERISRASDEPPTATKQRKKRKWDQPAEDLVAAAAAAAAAAGLPVLNVAALAGVQFPGTTAYPAAPYALPPQLAPSVLQSAAAAIQKLSQAKLPDELIAREVVINDADPSVRYKLTKRQTQDEIQRCTCTVIITRGKYHPPNGQPDGEKPLYLHISAGSQLKDTAERIKAVDLAASMIEDILKHGQMPEATSANFPSIQSNRQAVPFSASIFLGFDADPSLNVAARIRGPNDQYINHIMNETGVTVVLRGKDSGNLGNCHAEASQQPLHIHLSGVHLKSLEAAKVLAENLLDTIAAELGASRISSSKVYGAVPPPQQLLTGVHTSGTSDMCVSTGASHSFAPTGVTSPIAAPSVTLQSGAPTYSGILPPSNLIYPSQAANHGAFYNGYGDIYPQATPLQQVALTLKHASSSTTQVIPVASTSTSMTTSVNTSTKLEADKRSQRRKFQELPTADLQNSQQGSKFVKTGLDDLGKMNSSSVAATMKVQPGSNRILPQDPHPSHPSVYTSMPPPPPPKNMSLPYPNSMPPPPPRSMPPPPPKFPSNEVLRNENRHSAVKELLAPPRSSSAAPPPKEPKEEKPSSASVSDTLLKLMDYGDDDEEDDD
- the LOC125552501 gene encoding protein RIK-like isoform X2; this encodes MTEERISRASDEPPTATKQRKKRKWDQPAEDLVAAAAAAAAAAGLPVLNVAALAGVQFPGTTAYPAAPYALPPQLAPSVLQSAAAAIQKLSQAKLPDELIAREVVINDADPSVRYKLTKRQTQDEIQRCTCTVIITRGKYHPPNGQPDGEKPLYLHISAGSQLKDTAERIKAVDLAASMIEDILKHGQMPEATSANFPSIQSNRQAVPFSASIFLGFDADPSLNVAARIRGPNDQYINHIMNETGVTVVLRGKDSGNLGNCHAEASQQPLHIHLSGVHLKSLEAAKVLAENLLDTIAAELGASRISSSKVYGAVPPPQQLLTGVHTSGTSDMCVSTGASHSFAPTGVTSPIAAPSVTLQSGAPTYSGILPPSNLIYPSQAANHGAFYNGYGDIYPQATPLQQVALTLKHASSSTTQVIPVASTSTSMTTSVNTSTKLEADKRSQRRKFQELPTADLQVFSLTMSEARRVVIDLYVFFFPTGFIPSWSLQSRWCFADKICRVILLVIG